The Hyphomonadaceae bacterium ML37 genome includes a region encoding these proteins:
- a CDS encoding GGDEF domain-containing protein, with the protein MSGRLQTSEGIEIARRALDLMAEKSVAPTPQNYALFTHFTADSNAELCAEVRTALDAGGPFEPAFLEELYDRHFTYKRIQDAVLEVGGAMSRELGAVVKSLEAAERDTAAYGQVLAGATGELDTATDAASMKRMIEGLVSATARMQRRSRDLEKRLLETHQEVNLLKTNLEKVREESMTDALTGIANRKRFDESMRAARREADLKSTPMTLIMCDIDHFKRFNDTWGHQTGDQIIRFVAACLARFSKDYHVVARYGGEEFAIVMPRTGMDEARILAEKVRATVESKRLLRKSTNEDLGNITISLGVSQYRDGESIEALIERCDTNLYKSKQTGRNRWTADGDASKGAVAA; encoded by the coding sequence GTGAGCGGCAGGCTACAAACATCCGAAGGCATTGAGATCGCACGCCGGGCGCTCGACCTTATGGCCGAAAAGAGCGTCGCGCCGACGCCTCAGAACTACGCGCTCTTCACCCATTTCACCGCGGATTCGAACGCCGAGCTGTGCGCCGAAGTGCGCACCGCGCTCGATGCGGGCGGGCCGTTCGAGCCGGCCTTCCTGGAGGAGCTCTACGATCGCCACTTCACCTACAAGCGCATTCAGGATGCGGTGCTAGAGGTCGGCGGCGCGATGAGCCGCGAACTGGGCGCGGTTGTGAAGTCACTGGAAGCAGCCGAGCGCGACACCGCCGCGTATGGCCAGGTGCTGGCCGGCGCCACGGGCGAGCTCGACACGGCCACGGACGCCGCCTCCATGAAGCGCATGATCGAAGGCCTGGTTTCGGCCACCGCCCGCATGCAGCGCCGCTCGCGCGATCTGGAAAAGCGCCTTCTCGAGACCCACCAGGAGGTCAACCTTCTCAAGACCAATCTTGAGAAAGTGCGCGAAGAGTCCATGACCGACGCCCTCACCGGCATCGCCAACCGCAAACGCTTTGACGAATCCATGCGCGCCGCCCGGCGCGAGGCCGACCTCAAGAGCACGCCCATGACGCTGATCATGTGCGATATCGACCATTTCAAGCGCTTCAACGACACCTGGGGCCACCAGACCGGCGACCAGATCATCCGATTCGTGGCGGCCTGCCTGGCGCGCTTCTCCAAGGACTACCATGTGGTGGCGCGCTATGGCGGCGAGGAGTTCGCCATCGTCATGCCGCGCACCGGCATGGACGAGGCCCGCATACTGGCCGAGAAAGTCCGCGCCACGGTGGAAAGCAAGCGCCTGCTGCGCAAATCCACCAATGAGGATCTGGGCAATATCACCATCTCTCTAGGCGTCTCGCAGTACCGCGACGGCGAATCCATCGAAGCCCTGATTGAGCGCTGCGACACCAATCTCTACAAGTCCAAGCAGACAGGCCGCAATCGCTGGACCGCTGACGGCGATGCCTCTAAAGGCGCTGTCGCCGCCTGA
- a CDS encoding M14 family metallopeptidase, which produces MLRLLANGIAVRLAVSLVTALAASLALSCASAVAQEYEPKPVEALLNQDITYDPGTPRPEQITGFAIGDIIWTPAMHSEYARAIVASSDRMTIETVGRSGFGRPIQRVIITSPQNHARLDDIRETQLGLMRAGADAAPENHPTIIQTTFGVHGSEPSSYDSAALLLYHFAAGRGEAMDRMLDETVIILVIMINPDGADRFANWTNMHRAQAPVADPQSREHYHEWPWGRTNHYWFDLNRQWLPVMQPEARLLVRVTHEWLPNIAADMHEMGSNTTYFFSPGPLDGLHPLLSQDSLELNLAMNRFLRDQLDGEGQLYVSEELFDDFYLGYGSSYPGLIGSVPYLFEQSSTRGILMDTDFGVQRYDDKVGQQARALLALYRAGQHHRADLHAHMRQFFNESRRRAAADPVSAWVFTSHDRARLADFFEVLDTHQIEVRELSQTLRQNGRVYSPGEAFIIPVRQDQYRIVQGLFETQIVDDKTEFYDVSGWTQPLAWGLEYSAVRTGLFAPTLTGERVTRIERAAPEPARARVAYVMSWDSYYAPRALYRLQAAGVRAQMVPDPITVVTDNGEVEVARGAIVVPVTRQPIDADALHALMVRAAREDYVAVHAARTSHTTRGSDLGGFALSALTRPDILLVTGRGVNVNDAGELWHLMDAEMRMAVSQIDVTELSRADLSRYNRIILPHGSYGALPDSMTAQLDAWVRAGGVLIATRGGARWVMDRELSSARFAEREAGGGAPEPRAYEDMSVWDTEEDIAGAIFGAEVDLSHPLGFGLREPALAVQRIGEDAFAAGGNPFALPLRYAGPDPLLAGYASQANRDALAGLGAVHAERRGSGAVILFADNPAFRAYFRGTSRVFMNAVQFGGAFRNPSRQGE; this is translated from the coding sequence ATGCTGCGCCTGCTCGCCAATGGTATCGCCGTGCGTCTCGCCGTCAGCCTTGTAACTGCGCTCGCCGCCAGCCTCGCGCTGAGCTGCGCCAGCGCCGTGGCGCAGGAGTACGAACCCAAGCCCGTCGAGGCGCTGCTCAATCAGGACATCACCTACGATCCCGGCACGCCGCGCCCGGAACAAATCACCGGCTTCGCCATTGGCGACATCATCTGGACCCCGGCGATGCACAGCGAGTATGCGCGCGCCATAGTGGCCAGTTCAGACCGCATGACCATCGAGACAGTGGGACGCAGCGGGTTCGGGCGTCCGATCCAGCGGGTCATCATCACCTCGCCGCAAAACCATGCGCGCCTCGATGATATCCGCGAGACCCAGCTGGGCCTGATGCGCGCCGGCGCGGACGCCGCGCCGGAGAACCATCCCACGATCATCCAGACCACGTTCGGCGTGCACGGCTCGGAGCCGTCGAGCTACGATTCAGCCGCCCTGCTGCTCTATCACTTCGCCGCCGGCCGGGGCGAGGCAATGGACCGGATGCTGGACGAGACCGTGATCATCCTCGTGATCATGATCAATCCCGACGGCGCGGACCGCTTCGCCAACTGGACCAACATGCACCGCGCCCAAGCGCCGGTCGCTGACCCGCAAAGCCGCGAGCATTATCATGAATGGCCCTGGGGCCGGACCAATCACTACTGGTTCGACCTGAACCGGCAGTGGCTGCCGGTCATGCAGCCTGAAGCGCGGCTTCTGGTGCGCGTGACCCATGAATGGCTGCCCAATATCGCCGCCGACATGCACGAGATGGGATCGAACACGACCTATTTCTTTTCGCCCGGCCCGCTGGACGGCCTGCACCCGCTGCTCAGCCAGGATTCGCTTGAGCTGAACCTCGCCATGAACCGCTTCCTGCGCGACCAGCTGGACGGCGAAGGCCAGCTCTATGTCAGCGAGGAATTGTTCGACGATTTCTATCTGGGCTACGGATCGAGCTATCCCGGCCTGATCGGCTCGGTGCCCTATCTGTTCGAGCAGAGCTCCACGCGCGGCATCCTCATGGACACCGATTTCGGCGTTCAGCGCTACGACGACAAGGTCGGCCAGCAGGCGCGCGCTTTGCTCGCCCTGTACCGCGCCGGCCAGCATCACCGCGCCGATCTGCACGCCCATATGCGCCAGTTCTTCAATGAGAGCCGGCGCCGGGCCGCAGCTGATCCCGTCAGCGCCTGGGTGTTCACCTCCCATGACCGCGCGCGCCTGGCCGATTTCTTCGAAGTGCTTGATACCCACCAGATCGAGGTGCGCGAACTGTCCCAGACCCTGCGCCAGAACGGACGCGTCTATAGCCCCGGCGAGGCCTTCATCATCCCCGTGCGCCAGGACCAGTACCGCATTGTCCAGGGCCTGTTTGAAACCCAGATCGTCGACGACAAGACCGAGTTCTATGATGTGTCCGGCTGGACCCAGCCTCTGGCCTGGGGGCTGGAATATTCCGCCGTGCGCACCGGCCTGTTCGCGCCCACCCTGACGGGCGAGCGGGTCACCCGCATCGAGCGCGCCGCGCCTGAACCTGCCCGCGCGCGCGTCGCCTATGTGATGAGCTGGGACAGCTATTACGCCCCGCGCGCGCTCTACCGCCTGCAGGCCGCCGGCGTGCGCGCCCAGATGGTCCCCGATCCGATCACGGTGGTCACCGATAATGGCGAGGTGGAGGTCGCCCGCGGCGCCATCGTCGTTCCGGTCACACGCCAGCCGATTGATGCTGACGCGTTGCATGCCCTCATGGTGCGCGCCGCACGCGAGGACTACGTCGCGGTCCATGCCGCGCGCACCTCGCACACCACGCGCGGATCGGATCTGGGGGGGTTCGCCCTGTCCGCGCTGACCCGGCCCGACATCCTCCTGGTCACCGGACGCGGCGTGAACGTGAATGACGCGGGCGAGCTGTGGCACCTTATGGACGCCGAAATGCGCATGGCGGTCTCTCAGATCGACGTCACCGAGCTCTCGCGCGCCGATCTCAGCCGCTATAACCGCATCATCCTGCCCCACGGCAGCTATGGCGCCCTGCCCGACAGCATGACGGCGCAGCTGGACGCCTGGGTGCGGGCGGGCGGCGTGCTGATCGCTACGCGCGGCGGCGCGCGCTGGGTGATGGACCGCGAGCTGTCCTCGGCCCGCTTCGCCGAACGCGAGGCTGGCGGCGGCGCGCCGGAGCCGCGCGCCTATGAGGACATGAGCGTCTGGGACACCGAAGAAGACATTGCCGGCGCGATCTTCGGCGCAGAAGTGGATCTGAGCCACCCGCTGGGCTTCGGCCTGCGCGAGCCCGCCCTGGCGGTCCAGCGCATTGGCGAGGACGCGTTTGCGGCGGGCGGCAACCCGTTCGCCCTGCCCCTGCGCTATGCCGGGCCGGACCCGCTGCTCGCCGGCTATGCGTCACAGGCCAATCGCGATGCGCTCGCCGGGCTGGGGGCCGTGCATGCGGAACGGCGCGGATCGGGCGCGGTGATCCTGTTCGCCGACAACCCGGCCTTCCGCGCCTATTTCCGCGGCACTTCACGGGTGTTCATGAACGCGGTCCAGTTCGGCGGCGCCTTCCGCAACCCGAGCCGGCAGGGCGAATAA
- a CDS encoding DUF1211 domain-containing protein encodes MARRYDLTGDSQFTWRGGDVSRTENLSDIVFALVLALAAVEIVPRSFDELVGLWREALALAVCFALIILIWYTHHHYFRRFGLQDRTVTALNSVLLLLVLAYIFPLKFMAVFVITLFTGGYESASEIEAVLSLDQVKWLYLIYGGFLAGVYLVFAALHAHALSRAIPLQLSPRERAFTRSEIEFAAGVVLLTALVVAMAFALPERIAPFSGALFGLTGLVGWLAGMRAEAKARNLEDPAKR; translated from the coding sequence ATGGCGCGGCGCTATGATCTGACGGGGGATTCCCAGTTCACCTGGCGCGGCGGCGATGTATCGCGCACCGAAAACCTCTCCGACATCGTCTTTGCGCTGGTCCTCGCCCTGGCGGCGGTCGAAATCGTGCCGCGCAGCTTTGACGAGCTCGTCGGGCTGTGGCGCGAGGCGCTGGCGCTGGCGGTCTGCTTCGCGCTGATCATTCTGATCTGGTACACACACCACCATTATTTCCGCCGCTTCGGCTTGCAGGACCGCACGGTCACCGCGCTCAACAGCGTCCTGCTCCTGCTGGTGCTGGCCTATATATTCCCGCTGAAATTCATGGCGGTGTTCGTCATCACCCTGTTCACGGGCGGCTATGAATCCGCGTCAGAGATCGAGGCCGTGCTCAGCCTCGACCAGGTCAAATGGCTGTACCTGATCTATGGGGGGTTCCTGGCGGGCGTGTATCTGGTCTTCGCGGCGCTGCATGCGCATGCCCTGTCACGCGCCATACCCTTGCAACTGAGCCCGCGCGAACGCGCTTTCACGCGCAGCGAGATCGAGTTTGCAGCGGGCGTGGTCCTGCTGACAGCGCTTGTGGTGGCGATGGCCTTCGCCCTGCCCGAGCGCATTGCGCCGTTTTCAGGCGCGCTGTTCGGTCTGACCGGGCTTGTGGGATGGCTGGCCGGCATGCGCGCCGAGGCCAAAGCCCGCAACCTCGAAGACCCAGCGAAACGCTAG
- a CDS encoding iron-sulfur cluster assembly accessory protein → MTRPRPKAVTLSDAAAERVKSLMARQGKGFLRVGVKNGGCAGMEYVMDYVAEPAPLDERVEDKGVEIVVDSSSLLFLLGCQLDYEITPLHAKFVFRNPNQTDACGCGESVTLTAASAIS, encoded by the coding sequence ATGACCCGCCCCCGCCCCAAAGCTGTCACCCTGTCTGACGCCGCCGCCGAGCGCGTCAAATCGCTGATGGCGCGCCAGGGCAAGGGCTTCCTGCGCGTCGGCGTGAAGAATGGCGGGTGCGCGGGCATGGAATACGTCATGGACTATGTCGCCGAGCCCGCGCCGCTGGACGAGCGGGTCGAGGACAAGGGCGTGGAGATCGTGGTCGATTCCAGCTCGCTGCTCTTCCTTCTGGGGTGCCAGCTCGACTACGAAATCACGCCGCTGCACGCCAAATTCGTGTTCCGCAATCCCAACCAGACCGATGCCTGCGGCTGCGGCGAGAGCGTCACCCTGACCGCAGCGAGCGCCATCAGCTGA
- a CDS encoding DEAD/DEAH box helicase — MTFEELGLSPKLLSAIADAGYTTPTPIQAGAIPFALQGRDVLGIAQTGTGKTASFTLPMIERLSRGRARARMPRSLILCPTRELADQVAENVKTYAKNHKLTMALLIGGVAFGPQKDILDRGADIVIATPGRMLDHVERGGLLLMGVEILVIDEADRMLDMGFIPDIERIVALLPARRQTLFFSATMPNEIQRLVASFLNNPERVEVSRPAHAADTIKQYVVRVADDQPKTKREALRKAINRDGVKNGIIFCNRKRDVDTVARSLQRHGFSAAPIHGDLDQSLRTKTLAQFKSGELRLLVASDVAARGLDIPAVSHVFNMDIPRNADDYVHRIGRTGRAGLLGESITIVTPADRKALAAVTKLVGSEPETLMLDGSDAPVRAASPGQPSAEPSADAPAAHAPSEAPADRPAAQAEHSESEGRSSRRRRGGRRSGGERGGRDRAAGERGGSDRSESDAGRSGEARPAPAPEAAAPVMAKPETVRPDSAPRQPRQDRGAYSGNDSDDAPVGFGDHVPDFLLRKAI, encoded by the coding sequence ATGACCTTCGAAGAACTCGGGCTCAGCCCCAAGCTGTTGTCGGCTATCGCCGACGCCGGATACACCACGCCGACCCCGATCCAGGCCGGCGCCATTCCCTTTGCCCTGCAAGGGCGTGACGTGCTGGGCATCGCCCAGACCGGGACCGGCAAGACCGCCTCCTTCACCCTGCCGATGATCGAGCGCTTGTCGCGCGGACGCGCGCGCGCGCGCATGCCGCGCTCGCTGATCCTGTGTCCGACGCGCGAGCTCGCCGACCAGGTGGCCGAGAACGTCAAGACCTACGCCAAGAACCACAAGCTCACGATGGCGCTGCTGATCGGGGGCGTCGCCTTCGGCCCGCAGAAGGACATTCTGGACCGCGGCGCCGACATTGTGATCGCGACGCCGGGCCGGATGCTCGACCATGTCGAGCGCGGCGGACTGTTGCTGATGGGCGTGGAAATCCTCGTCATCGACGAGGCCGACCGCATGCTCGACATGGGCTTCATTCCCGATATCGAACGCATCGTCGCCCTGCTGCCGGCGCGGCGCCAGACCCTGTTCTTCTCGGCGACCATGCCCAACGAGATCCAGCGCCTCGTGGCCTCCTTCCTGAACAATCCCGAGCGGGTCGAAGTCTCCCGCCCGGCCCACGCCGCCGACACCATCAAGCAATACGTGGTGCGCGTGGCCGATGATCAGCCCAAGACCAAGCGTGAAGCCCTGCGCAAGGCGATCAACCGGGACGGCGTGAAGAACGGCATCATCTTCTGCAATCGCAAGCGCGATGTGGACACGGTGGCCCGCTCGCTCCAGCGCCACGGCTTCTCGGCCGCGCCGATCCACGGCGATCTCGACCAGTCGCTGCGCACCAAGACGCTGGCCCAGTTCAAATCCGGCGAGTTGCGCCTGCTCGTGGCCTCCGACGTGGCGGCCCGCGGTCTCGACATTCCGGCGGTGAGCCATGTGTTCAACATGGATATTCCGCGCAACGCCGATGACTATGTCCACCGGATCGGCCGTACGGGCCGCGCGGGTTTGCTGGGCGAATCCATCACCATCGTGACGCCCGCCGACCGCAAGGCGCTGGCCGCCGTGACCAAGCTGGTCGGCAGCGAGCCCGAGACGCTGATGCTCGATGGCTCGGACGCGCCGGTGCGCGCCGCCTCGCCGGGTCAGCCGTCTGCAGAGCCGTCCGCCGATGCACCGGCTGCGCATGCGCCGTCCGAAGCGCCCGCTGACCGTCCCGCCGCCCAAGCCGAACACAGCGAAAGCGAAGGCCGGTCCTCGCGCCGCCGCCGCGGCGGACGCCGCTCGGGCGGTGAACGCGGCGGCCGCGACCGGGCTGCCGGCGAACGGGGTGGCAGCGATCGCTCAGAGTCGGACGCTGGCCGCTCCGGCGAAGCCCGCCCTGCGCCCGCCCCTGAGGCCGCTGCACCGGTTATGGCCAAGCCAGAAACCGTGCGCCCTGACAGCGCCCCGCGTCAGCCGCGCCAGGATCGCGGCGCCTATTCCGGCAACGATTCAGACGACGCCCCGGTCGGCTTTGGCGACCACGTGCCCGATTTTCTTTTGCGCAAGGCCATCTGA
- a CDS encoding TonB-dependent receptor — MAVMMLAKAAALALGAAGAAGETQEPRPSDVIVVTASRAGELRSASPAPVAVMEAGEIERLGAQHVSEALNRLPGVMIHRGNGAEHLTAIRSPVLTGGAGAGSFLYLEDGVPLRAAGFANVNGLFEAADDLAGRIEVIRGPGPAQYGSNALHGLVNVIGADPRRDARLAEVEVGQYGRARLRVQAGGPNEIGAGVVGLSVRTEQGWRDNAGLARAALQGRLDGDAGMSAWSLRAALIHLDQDTATFVQGEGSFRDRSLARRNPNPEAFRRATAARAALHGEHEFGGGVMGQGVIYARANTMEFLLHFLPSRALERTGHHSLGAQTQIIADTGATRFSAGIDAELSRGFLYEFQSRPTVGPFVQGLHYDYVVDAAVLAGFVHARHALTEDLRMEAGARVETTRYDYANDAPDGVTGRYFRPSDRSDSYTTFAPSAGLVWEAAEGWQVFARAARGVRAPQTDELYRLQPGQEIDGIEPEVLDSLEAGLRRTWARGRVELTGFAMEKRNVFFRDADGFNVTDGATRHQGVELDASFDLTDQLTLSGALTWARHTYAFDRPLTNLSEVIADGARVDSAPDWLGNLRLLWAPSAAFEAEAEWVHVGGYFADAGNTARYGGHDLLHLRARWQVRDGVELFTALRNALDTRYAERADFAFGDFRYFPGEPRQVSVGVRVRG, encoded by the coding sequence ATGGCAGTCATGATGCTGGCGAAGGCCGCCGCCCTGGCGCTCGGCGCAGCCGGAGCGGCTGGCGAGACGCAAGAGCCGCGCCCCTCCGACGTCATCGTGGTGACAGCCAGCCGGGCGGGCGAATTGCGCTCGGCCAGCCCCGCGCCCGTGGCGGTGATGGAGGCGGGCGAGATCGAGCGGCTGGGCGCCCAGCATGTCAGCGAAGCGCTCAACCGCTTGCCCGGCGTGATGATTCACCGCGGCAATGGCGCCGAGCATCTCACCGCCATCCGCTCGCCTGTGCTCACCGGCGGCGCCGGGGCGGGCAGCTTTCTCTATCTGGAAGACGGTGTGCCGCTGCGCGCGGCGGGCTTTGCCAATGTGAACGGATTGTTCGAGGCGGCCGATGATCTGGCCGGGCGGATCGAGGTGATCCGGGGCCCCGGTCCTGCTCAGTACGGCTCCAACGCCCTTCACGGCCTTGTGAACGTCATCGGCGCCGATCCGCGCCGGGATGCGCGCCTGGCCGAGGTTGAAGTCGGCCAGTATGGCCGGGCGCGCCTGCGCGTGCAGGCGGGCGGTCCCAATGAAATCGGCGCGGGCGTGGTCGGATTGTCCGTGCGCACCGAACAGGGCTGGCGCGACAATGCGGGCCTGGCGCGCGCCGCGCTTCAAGGCCGGCTGGATGGCGATGCGGGGATGAGCGCCTGGTCGCTGCGCGCGGCGCTGATCCATCTCGATCAGGACACGGCGACCTTCGTGCAGGGCGAGGGGTCATTCCGTGACCGCTCGCTCGCCCGGCGCAATCCCAACCCGGAAGCCTTCCGCCGCGCCACCGCCGCGCGCGCAGCGCTCCATGGCGAGCATGAGTTTGGCGGCGGGGTAATGGGGCAGGGCGTGATCTATGCGCGCGCCAATACGATGGAGTTTCTGCTGCACTTCCTGCCTTCGCGGGCGCTGGAGCGCACCGGGCATCACAGTCTCGGCGCCCAGACGCAGATCATCGCGGACACAGGGGCCACCCGGTTCTCCGCCGGGATCGACGCCGAGCTGTCACGCGGCTTTCTCTATGAATTCCAGTCGCGCCCCACGGTCGGGCCGTTCGTGCAGGGCCTGCACTATGATTACGTCGTGGACGCGGCGGTGCTGGCCGGCTTTGTCCATGCCCGCCACGCGCTGACCGAAGACTTGCGAATGGAGGCGGGCGCGCGGGTGGAGACCACCCGGTACGATTACGCCAACGACGCGCCCGACGGCGTGACCGGGCGCTATTTCCGCCCTTCAGATCGCAGCGACAGCTACACCACGTTTGCGCCCAGCGCCGGGCTGGTCTGGGAGGCGGCTGAAGGCTGGCAGGTGTTCGCCCGCGCCGCCCGGGGCGTGCGCGCGCCTCAAACCGACGAGCTCTACCGCCTGCAGCCGGGTCAGGAGATCGATGGAATCGAGCCTGAAGTCCTCGACAGCCTGGAGGCGGGCCTGCGCCGCACCTGGGCGCGCGGGCGGGTGGAGCTCACCGGCTTTGCCATGGAGAAGCGCAATGTGTTCTTTCGCGACGCCGACGGCTTCAACGTCACTGACGGCGCCACCCGCCACCAGGGCGTGGAGCTGGACGCCAGCTTCGACCTGACCGATCAACTCACCCTGTCGGGCGCGCTGACCTGGGCGCGCCACACCTATGCCTTCGACCGGCCGCTGACCAATCTGTCTGAAGTGATCGCCGACGGCGCGCGCGTGGATTCTGCGCCGGACTGGCTGGGCAATCTGCGCCTGCTCTGGGCGCCGTCCGCCGCCTTCGAGGCCGAGGCTGAATGGGTGCATGTGGGCGGCTATTTCGCCGACGCCGGCAATACCGCGCGCTATGGCGGCCACGACCTCCTCCACCTGCGCGCACGCTGGCAGGTGCGCGATGGCGTCGAACTCTTCACCGCCCTGCGCAACGCCCTCGATACCCGCTACGCCGAACGCGCCGACTTCGCCTTCGGCGACTTCCGCTACTTCCCCGGCGAACCGAGACAGGTGAGCGTGGGGGTGAGGGTGCGGGGGTAG
- a CDS encoding cysteine desulfurase, with the protein MTAPAYIETMFEPHSVRAQFPILTRQVNGKPLVYLDNAASAQKPEAVIEAVADVWRHSYANVHRGLHTLANEATEAFEASRAKVARFLGAARAQEIVFTKGATEAINLVAASIGETLVEGDEIILSQMEHHSNIVPWHFLRERKGVVIKWVPVTEDGALDLDAYEALFTPRTRFVSLVHMSNVLGTVNPAKRLTDIAHAHGVPILFDGTQAAVHLALDVREIGCDFYVFTGHKLYGPNGVGVLYAAGDWLERMAPWQGGGEMIAEVSETGVVYADPPHKFEAGTPVIAEVIGLGVAIEWVQALDRAGVMAHERALLDRIEAGLSDIRGLRLFGRTQDKGAIASFTIEGAHPHDLAQIMDKYGVAVRAGHHCAHPLMQRYGVTGTVRASFAAYNTTEDADAFLEALRKSITFLI; encoded by the coding sequence ATGACGGCGCCCGCCTATATTGAAACAATGTTCGAACCCCATTCGGTGCGGGCGCAATTTCCTATCCTGACGCGTCAGGTGAATGGCAAGCCGCTGGTGTATCTGGACAATGCGGCCTCGGCCCAAAAGCCCGAAGCGGTGATCGAGGCGGTGGCCGATGTGTGGCGCCATTCCTACGCCAATGTGCATCGCGGCCTGCATACCCTGGCCAATGAGGCCACCGAGGCGTTCGAGGCGTCGCGCGCCAAAGTCGCGCGCTTCCTGGGCGCGGCGCGGGCGCAGGAGATCGTCTTCACCAAGGGCGCGACCGAGGCGATCAATCTGGTGGCGGCCTCCATCGGCGAGACGCTGGTCGAGGGTGACGAAATCATCCTGTCCCAGATGGAGCATCACTCCAACATCGTGCCGTGGCACTTCCTGCGCGAGCGCAAGGGCGTGGTGATCAAATGGGTTCCGGTGACCGAGGACGGCGCGCTGGACCTGGACGCCTATGAGGCGCTGTTCACGCCGCGCACGCGCTTTGTCAGCTTGGTGCACATGTCCAACGTGCTGGGCACGGTAAACCCGGCCAAGCGCCTGACGGACATCGCCCACGCCCATGGCGTGCCGATCCTGTTTGACGGCACCCAGGCGGCGGTTCACCTGGCGCTGGATGTGCGCGAGATCGGCTGTGATTTCTACGTCTTCACCGGCCACAAGCTGTACGGCCCCAATGGCGTGGGTGTGCTCTATGCAGCGGGCGACTGGCTGGAGCGGATGGCGCCCTGGCAGGGCGGCGGCGAGATGATCGCCGAGGTCAGCGAGACCGGCGTGGTCTATGCCGACCCGCCGCACAAGTTTGAAGCCGGCACGCCGGTGATCGCCGAGGTCATCGGGCTTGGCGTCGCCATTGAATGGGTGCAGGCGCTGGACCGGGCGGGCGTGATGGCGCACGAGCGCGCCCTGCTGGACCGGATCGAGGCGGGCCTGAGCGATATCAGGGGTCTGCGCCTGTTCGGGCGCACACAGGACAAGGGCGCCATCGCCTCCTTCACCATTGAGGGCGCCCATCCCCATGATCTGGCGCAGATCATGGACAAGTATGGCGTGGCGGTGCGCGCGGGCCATCATTGCGCCCATCCGCTGATGCAGCGCTATGGCGTCACTGGCACGGTGCGCGCCAGTTTTGCTGCTTACAACACGACAGAAGATGCAGACGCCTTCCTCGAGGCGTTGCGCAAGTCGATCACATTCCTCATCTAG
- a CDS encoding DUF59 domain-containing protein, whose translation MDTGVSAPRDIIDLNAPAAAAGQDEAAPAQARTNAAESDLPPEEIARITDDVIAALKSVHDPEIPSDIYELGLIYQVDLEADGVLKVEMTLTAPGCPVAGEMPGWVKDACERVDGVSRADVSLTFDPAWTPARMSDEARLTLNML comes from the coding sequence ATGGACACCGGCGTTTCGGCCCCTCGCGATATCATCGATCTCAATGCTCCGGCCGCTGCGGCCGGACAGGACGAGGCTGCGCCCGCCCAGGCGCGCACCAATGCGGCCGAGTCCGATCTGCCCCCTGAAGAGATTGCGCGCATCACAGACGATGTGATCGCGGCGCTCAAATCGGTGCATGATCCGGAAATTCCCTCCGATATCTATGAGCTCGGCCTGATCTATCAGGTCGATCTTGAGGCCGACGGCGTGCTGAAGGTGGAGATGACCCTGACCGCGCCGGGCTGCCCGGTGGCCGGTGAGATGCCCGGCTGGGTGAAAGATGCGTGCGAGCGCGTGGACGGCGTCTCGCGCGCCGATGTCAGTCTGACCTTTGATCCGGCCTGGACGCCGGCGCGGATGTCCGACGAAGCGCGCCTGACGCTGAACATGCTGTGA
- a CDS encoding glutathione S-transferase, whose amino-acid sequence MKLYVSPTSPYARKCRALIIEKSLESRIEVVHCAPLDDPADLLAANPLGKVPVLERDRAPALMDSPLICEFIDTLTDENWIPQRGASRFSVLRQQALADGLVDLIMGRRIETGREAALQYPFWAERWERAIARTMTALTEERAQFERSVDLGALSVAAALGYMDLRYAEYGWRDRHPELVEFAARWAERDSFIQTAPPAGA is encoded by the coding sequence GTGAAGCTCTATGTCTCGCCGACATCGCCATATGCGCGCAAATGCCGGGCTCTGATCATCGAGAAGAGCCTGGAAAGCCGGATTGAGGTGGTTCATTGCGCCCCGCTGGACGATCCGGCGGACCTGCTGGCGGCCAATCCGCTGGGCAAGGTGCCGGTGCTGGAGCGCGACCGCGCCCCGGCGTTGATGGATTCCCCGCTGATCTGCGAGTTCATCGACACGCTCACAGACGAAAACTGGATCCCGCAGCGCGGCGCCAGCCGCTTCTCCGTGCTGCGCCAGCAGGCGCTGGCTGACGGGCTGGTGGATCTGATCATGGGCCGGCGCATCGAGACCGGCCGCGAGGCCGCCCTGCAATACCCATTCTGGGCCGAACGCTGGGAGCGCGCCATCGCGCGCACAATGACGGCGTTGACCGAGGAACGGGCCCAGTTCGAGCGCTCGGTGGATCTCGGCGCGCTCTCTGTGGCCGCAGCGCTGGGCTATATGGATTTGCGCTATGCCGAGTATGGCTGGCGCGACCGCCATCCTGAGCTCGTTGAGTTCGCCGCCCGCTGGGCCGAGCGCGACAGCTTCATCCAGACCGCGCCGCCGGCGGGCGCCTAG